One region of Mycobacterium riyadhense genomic DNA includes:
- the eccE gene encoding type VII secretion protein EccE yields the protein MSAATRLAVIVGVFVATLAGWAVDGYLGAAAGLAIGLASGVIPWRGQPLWSWLILWLQRRRPIQWTEPRTVANDRAGGGVRFQDGVAVVAVQLLGKAHTPTLFTGATAAFTENAFDITDLQPMLCQSLGLQVDSLSVVSAGARRRSTGDYPRVYDTLIGTPPYAGQRETWLIVRICALDNAEALQWRTSVGTATLAVGQRISAAMRQQGIRAKVATATDMVELERRLGRSALQVMNRRWRSARGDGGWLTTYWYRPGDITTEKLAQAWSARADGIIQNITLFGDGTATASLTVRSAQPPTAPPSMTLQTLPGEQAQAISANMCGPMPALRGIRRGRLNGPLVVPIGPSGVLLGKVGGGNRLLLPLDDPGEFSRVHIAAEDALAKRIVVRLTGAGERITVHTRNMQRWNSVRMPDIVVSDRAKPVSGTTVSVVDGTVTPAPRPNTLISVGEPDAPYRGHANVLVTQTGTATIAVRAAGQVHTVEVELFRAENRYVSAEPTHLRSAEREPVDTP from the coding sequence ATGAGCGCCGCGACCAGGCTGGCGGTCATCGTCGGCGTCTTTGTAGCGACCCTGGCGGGCTGGGCGGTCGACGGATACCTCGGCGCCGCAGCCGGTTTGGCGATCGGATTGGCCTCCGGCGTCATACCCTGGCGAGGTCAGCCGTTGTGGTCATGGTTGATCCTGTGGCTGCAGCGCAGACGGCCTATTCAGTGGACCGAGCCGCGTACGGTGGCCAACGACCGTGCCGGAGGCGGCGTCCGCTTCCAGGACGGCGTAGCTGTGGTCGCGGTGCAACTGCTCGGCAAGGCCCATACGCCGACCTTGTTCACCGGAGCGACCGCGGCGTTCACTGAAAATGCCTTCGACATAACCGATTTACAGCCGATGCTGTGTCAAAGCCTTGGGTTGCAGGTGGATTCGCTCAGCGTGGTCAGTGCGGGAGCCCGACGGCGAAGCACCGGTGATTACCCGCGGGTGTACGACACGCTGATCGGCACACCACCGTATGCCGGTCAGCGGGAAACCTGGCTCATCGTGCGCATCTGCGCGCTCGATAACGCCGAGGCATTGCAATGGCGCACCTCGGTTGGTACCGCGACCCTGGCCGTCGGGCAGCGGATCAGTGCTGCCATGCGACAACAGGGCATCCGCGCGAAGGTCGCGACCGCTACCGACATGGTCGAGCTGGAGCGAAGATTGGGACGTTCGGCGCTCCAGGTGATGAATAGGCGGTGGCGCTCGGCCCGTGGCGACGGCGGTTGGTTGACGACCTACTGGTACCGGCCGGGCGACATCACGACGGAGAAGTTGGCACAGGCCTGGTCGGCGCGTGCCGACGGAATCATCCAGAACATCACGCTTTTCGGTGACGGCACCGCCACCGCAAGCTTGACGGTTCGCAGCGCACAGCCACCGACGGCACCGCCGAGCATGACGCTGCAGACGTTGCCGGGCGAGCAGGCCCAGGCCATCTCGGCCAACATGTGCGGTCCTATGCCAGCGCTGCGCGGAATTCGCAGGGGGCGGTTGAACGGTCCGCTCGTTGTCCCGATCGGGCCGTCGGGGGTGCTGCTCGGCAAGGTCGGTGGGGGAAATCGGTTGCTGTTGCCGTTGGACGATCCCGGGGAGTTCAGCCGCGTGCACATTGCCGCCGAGGATGCGTTGGCCAAGCGGATTGTCGTGCGTCTGACCGGAGCCGGCGAGCGTATCACGGTGCATACCCGAAATATGCAGCGGTGGAACAGCGTTCGGATGCCCGACATCGTCGTCAGCGATCGGGCCAAGCCGGTGTCGGGCACCACGGTCAGTGTCGTCGACGGCACCGTTACCCCTGCGCCCCGTCCGAACACGCTCATCTCCGTCGGCGAACCGGATGCGCCCTACCGGGGACACGCCAATGTCCTTGTGACGCAGACGGGTACGGCGACGATAGCAGTGCGGGCGGCAGGTCAGGTGCACACGGTGGAGGTGGAGTTGTTTCGGGCCGAAAACCGCTACGTTTCGGCCGAGCCGACGCATCTGCGAAGCGCAGAGCGCGAACCAGTGGACACACCGTGA
- a CDS encoding YbaB/EbfC family nucleoid-associated protein — MDPHVAQALALAARFQAALDGTLNQMNTGSFRGADEAETVEVTINGHQWLTGVRIKDGLLKEIGAEAVGARVNEALMNAQSTASAYNDAAGQQLTAALEAMSQAAANNRLV, encoded by the coding sequence ATGGACCCCCACGTCGCACAGGCGCTAGCCCTGGCGGCCCGGTTTCAGGCGGCTCTCGACGGGACCCTTAACCAGATGAACACCGGATCTTTCCGTGGCGCTGACGAAGCCGAGACCGTCGAAGTGACGATCAACGGCCACCAGTGGCTCACCGGTGTCAGGATCAAGGATGGCCTGCTGAAGGAGATAGGCGCGGAGGCGGTCGGTGCGCGAGTCAACGAGGCGTTGATGAACGCGCAGTCCACGGCGAGCGCCTATAACGATGCCGCGGGGCAGCAACTGACCGCGGCGCTTGAGGCCATGTCTCAGGCGGCGGCAAACAACCGGCTGGTCTAA
- a CDS encoding secretion protein EspK, with protein sequence MGIPRPTGEYAGQMLEPGGWPETDEDTFYDRAQEYNQVLRKVTDVMDATRHQQVEVFEGGVWSGGAATAANGALGANLNEMSTLQDYLATVITWHRHIAGLIVQAKSEIGNNVDGAQREITVLENDADLDAEEREAAIDALVRATHQANASLVAETAEQVLASKDWKPPHNALADLLYQVTPPTPEIPTLVVPTPDTPSPVFPTPKPFEPTPANPITPINPTPVTPVNPTPVTPVNPTPVTPITPVPPVTPVNPVTPVNPTPVNPVTPDGPVTPIKPNPVAPVQPVHPTPAPTPAPVNPAPAPVPPAPGPAPAPAPVGPSPDQPSTPSTPGSPGTEPAHVKPAAATETPTAPSHHGAPGSGSSRDDSSAAVAPAAAGGMPAGAPRMSVGSGGATGSATASPSSGTAAASGAGSRAAGGRAPLGPAGKAPTTVTPRAASARTAPPTRPAPPPERGDDRDKEKAESVDHVTPSPSVPVSAARKARDAVAAASRRSSKDDPLRLARRIAAALNAPDIRHDDDYGFFWITAVTTDGEIVVANSYGLAYIPEDVELPNKVYMASADHAIPADEKARTATYPMLAVQGWAAYHDLKLRAVIGTAEQLANSDPGAAKIVLEADDIPDSGKMTGRSRLEVVDPSAAAQLADTDDVRLIDLLPPAPAADNPPDDERHMFWFDLMKPMTSTATGREVAHLRAFHAFAVHAQELALHQAHGAADPEAQRPAVADWMYWRYVAGLLDSALSDAP encoded by the coding sequence ATGGGCATTCCCAGGCCGACGGGTGAGTATGCCGGTCAGATGCTCGAGCCAGGCGGATGGCCGGAAACCGACGAGGACACGTTCTACGACCGTGCGCAGGAGTACAACCAGGTTCTGCGAAAGGTCACCGACGTGATGGACGCCACCCGTCATCAACAGGTGGAAGTCTTCGAGGGTGGGGTCTGGTCGGGCGGGGCCGCTACTGCTGCCAACGGTGCCCTCGGCGCAAATCTCAATGAAATGAGCACGCTGCAGGATTATCTGGCCACCGTTATTACCTGGCACCGGCATATCGCTGGATTGATCGTGCAAGCCAAATCGGAAATCGGCAACAATGTCGACGGCGCTCAGCGGGAAATAACCGTCCTGGAGAATGACGCCGATCTGGACGCCGAGGAGCGGGAAGCCGCGATTGATGCGTTGGTCCGCGCGACTCATCAGGCCAATGCCAGCCTGGTCGCCGAAACCGCTGAACAAGTTCTGGCGTCCAAAGACTGGAAACCGCCACACAATGCGCTTGCGGACCTGCTGTACCAAGTAACACCACCTACCCCGGAAATTCCGACCCTGGTGGTACCCACACCGGACACGCCATCCCCAGTCTTTCCGACCCCGAAGCCTTTCGAACCGACGCCGGCCAACCCGATCACACCGATCAACCCGACGCCGGTCACACCGGTGAACCCCACCCCGGTCACACCGGTGAACCCCACCCCGGTGACGCCGATTACGCCCGTCCCTCCGGTCACGCCGGTCAACCCGGTGACGCCGGTGAACCCGACCCCGGTGAACCCGGTTACCCCGGACGGCCCAGTCACCCCGATAAAGCCAAACCCGGTCGCACCGGTGCAACCGGTTCACCCGACACCTGCACCAACTCCGGCGCCGGTCAACCCGGCGCCGGCCCCGGTCCCACCGGCACCCGGACCTGCGCCGGCGCCAGCTCCGGTGGGGCCGTCGCCGGATCAGCCGTCGACCCCGTCGACCCCGGGCTCACCGGGGACCGAGCCGGCGCATGTGAAGCCGGCGGCGGCAACCGAAACACCCACGGCACCCAGTCATCACGGAGCCCCGGGCTCGGGATCCTCGCGGGACGACTCATCCGCGGCGGTGGCTCCAGCCGCGGCGGGCGGCATGCCGGCCGGCGCGCCGCGGATGTCCGTCGGATCCGGCGGGGCGACCGGGTCGGCGACGGCTAGCCCGAGCTCGGGGACGGCCGCGGCATCGGGCGCGGGATCGCGCGCTGCCGGTGGGCGGGCGCCGCTAGGTCCCGCCGGCAAGGCGCCGACGACGGTGACCCCGCGGGCGGCGTCGGCGCGTACCGCACCTCCCACGCGCCCGGCGCCCCCACCCGAGCGCGGTGACGACCGAGACAAGGAAAAGGCCGAGTCGGTGGATCACGTGACACCGTCTCCGTCGGTCCCCGTTTCGGCGGCACGCAAGGCGCGTGACGCCGTCGCCGCCGCCTCTCGCCGAAGCAGCAAGGACGATCCGCTGCGGTTGGCGCGACGTATCGCTGCCGCGCTGAATGCGCCCGACATTCGCCATGACGACGACTACGGGTTCTTCTGGATCACCGCGGTGACCACCGATGGCGAGATCGTGGTTGCCAATAGCTATGGGCTGGCCTACATACCCGAGGACGTGGAGTTGCCGAACAAGGTGTATATGGCCAGCGCCGATCACGCGATCCCTGCCGACGAAAAGGCGCGGACCGCCACCTACCCGATGCTGGCCGTGCAGGGCTGGGCTGCGTACCACGACCTCAAGCTGAGGGCGGTGATCGGGACCGCCGAGCAGCTGGCGAACTCCGATCCGGGCGCGGCCAAGATCGTGCTCGAAGCCGACGACATCCCGGACAGCGGCAAGATGACCGGCCGGTCTCGTCTCGAGGTCGTCGACCCCTCGGCAGCGGCGCAGCTGGCGGACACCGATGATGTGCGGTTGATCGACCTGCTGCCGCCGGCACCGGCTGCTGATAATCCGCCGGACGACGAGCGGCACATGTTCTGGTTCGACTTGATGAAACCCATGACCAGCACGGCTACCGGTCGCGAGGTCGCCCACCTGCGAGCGTTCCACGCCTTTGCGGTGCACGCGCAGGAACTCGCCCTGCACCAGGCGCACGGCGCTGCTGACCCAGAGGCTCAGCGTCCCGCGGTAGCCGACTGGATGTACTGGCGATACGTCGCGGGACTGCTCGATAGTGCGCTGAGCGACGCGCCCTGA
- the eccA gene encoding type VII secretion AAA-ATPase EccA has translation MALLDTDITAARARFCEATEIDPSMADAWLGRIAAGDEALSTVQQLYGYGARLHRETNRLGVRLSAPIKAGPYLSISVTESSHAGLALASALIDDRQYEKAEALLADSSLLDTWENHQWQQHIEAYLMFAAQRWPDVISVAATVLPPQAIIMSAVTAATSALAAHAAAHLGQARVALDWTDRVEVRAGRASPTESRRDRNDAAVTAIDPNDFPLIAADLAYVRGMAHRQLGEEHKAQVWLSKATINGALVESAKHALADPTLQLVVTDEEAIATRSNKWDVSTQRSAQQRTEAEHEERRNELLEQGRALLDNQVGLAEVKRAVAELEDQIEVRALRLAAGLPVANQTNHMLLVGPPGTGKTTTAEALGKIYAGLGIVRHPEIIEVKRADFCGEHIGASGPKTNELINRSLGRILFMDEFYSLVERHQDGRPDMIGMEAVNQLLVALEVHRFDFCFIGAGYEKQVDDFLTVNPGLAGRFNRKLRFESYAPDELVEIAVRYGKPRATVIEPAAAEALNKACTTLRAYTAPDGTHGVDVMHNGRFARNVVERAERLRDSRVAAQHRSAKGSVTLEDLQTLRTQDVITAVLDACAEKHVPIAL, from the coding sequence ATGGCGTTGTTAGACACCGACATCACCGCGGCGCGGGCGCGGTTCTGCGAGGCTACCGAGATCGACCCTTCGATGGCCGACGCCTGGCTCGGCCGAATCGCCGCGGGTGATGAGGCATTGTCGACGGTGCAGCAACTCTACGGCTACGGGGCCCGGCTGCACCGGGAGACCAATCGGCTTGGTGTGCGACTGTCGGCGCCCATCAAAGCCGGCCCGTACCTGTCGATTTCGGTGACCGAGTCATCGCACGCGGGCCTCGCATTGGCGAGCGCACTGATCGACGATCGGCAGTACGAGAAGGCCGAAGCGTTGCTGGCGGATTCGTCCTTGCTGGACACCTGGGAGAATCACCAGTGGCAGCAGCACATCGAGGCCTACTTGATGTTCGCCGCCCAGCGCTGGCCGGACGTGATCTCGGTGGCCGCGACCGTCTTGCCGCCTCAGGCGATCATCATGTCGGCGGTGACCGCGGCAACCAGCGCGCTGGCCGCGCATGCCGCGGCTCATCTAGGCCAAGCGCGGGTCGCGCTGGACTGGACCGACCGGGTGGAGGTGCGGGCCGGGCGTGCCAGTCCCACGGAGTCGCGTCGCGACCGTAACGATGCTGCTGTCACCGCAATCGATCCCAACGACTTTCCGTTGATCGCGGCCGATCTGGCTTACGTGCGGGGGATGGCGCATCGCCAACTCGGTGAGGAGCACAAGGCGCAGGTGTGGTTGTCCAAGGCGACGATCAATGGTGCGCTGGTTGAATCCGCGAAACATGCGCTGGCCGACCCCACCCTGCAGCTGGTGGTCACCGACGAGGAAGCGATCGCTACCCGGTCCAACAAATGGGACGTGAGCACGCAGCGGTCCGCACAGCAGCGGACGGAAGCCGAACACGAAGAACGGCGCAACGAACTGCTGGAACAGGGGCGTGCGCTTCTTGATAACCAAGTCGGGTTGGCCGAAGTCAAACGCGCGGTCGCCGAGCTGGAGGATCAGATCGAGGTCCGGGCGCTGCGGCTGGCCGCCGGCTTGCCAGTGGCCAATCAAACCAACCACATGCTGTTGGTGGGACCGCCCGGCACCGGAAAGACCACCACGGCCGAGGCGCTTGGAAAGATCTACGCGGGGCTGGGAATCGTGCGCCACCCAGAGATCATCGAAGTCAAGCGGGCCGACTTCTGCGGCGAGCACATCGGCGCCTCCGGCCCGAAGACCAATGAACTGATCAACCGCTCCCTGGGCCGCATTTTGTTCATGGACGAGTTCTACTCACTGGTAGAACGCCACCAGGACGGCCGCCCGGACATGATCGGCATGGAGGCGGTCAACCAACTCCTGGTGGCACTCGAGGTGCACCGGTTCGACTTCTGTTTCATCGGTGCGGGATACGAGAAGCAAGTTGACGACTTTCTCACCGTCAACCCGGGTCTGGCGGGCCGGTTCAACCGGAAATTGCGGTTCGAATCCTATGCACCCGACGAGCTGGTGGAAATCGCGGTTCGCTACGGCAAGCCGCGGGCCACGGTCATCGAGCCCGCGGCCGCCGAAGCGCTGAACAAAGCGTGTACGACGTTGCGTGCCTACACCGCACCCGACGGCACGCACGGCGTCGACGTCATGCACAACGGGCGGTTCGCACGCAATGTGGTCGAGCGTGCCGAGCGGCTGCGGGATTCGCGGGTGGCCGCCCAGCATCGCAGCGCGAAAGGCTCGGTCACGCTCGAGGATCTGCAGACGCTGCGCACCCAGGATGTGATCACCGCGGTGCTCGACGCGTGCGCGGAAAAGCATGTGCCGATAGCGCTTTGA
- the mycP gene encoding type VII secretion-associated serine protease mycosin: MHRILLMTLALALLTAPPALAITPPAIDPGAVPPDVTGPDQPTEQRVLCSSPTVLPDSSFHDPPWSNTYLGVAAAHKFATGAGVTVAVIDTGVNASPRVPAEPGGDFVDQAGNGLSDCDAHGTLTASIIAGRPAPTDGFIGVAPDARLLSLRQTSEAFEPIGTQPNPNDPNATPAAGSIRSLARAVVHAANLGANVINISEAACYKVSRPIDEATLGGAINYAVNVKGVVIVVAAGNTGGDCAQNPPPDAATPDDARGWNKVQTVVTPAWYAPLVLTVGGTGQNGVPSSFSMHGPWVGVAAPAENIVALGDHGDPVNALQGKEGPVPIAGTSFAAAYVSGLAALLRQRFPDLTPAQIMNRITATARHPGGGVDNLVGAGVINALAALTWDIPPDQASTPYNVRRLPPPVIAPAPDRGPITAVALAVVGLVLALGLGSLATRAMRRR; encoded by the coding sequence GTGCACCGGATCTTGCTGATGACGCTGGCGCTCGCGTTGCTCACCGCGCCGCCCGCGTTGGCCATCACTCCACCCGCCATCGACCCGGGTGCGGTGCCGCCCGATGTGACCGGACCCGATCAACCCACCGAACAGCGCGTCCTGTGTTCGTCGCCCACAGTCCTGCCCGATTCCAGCTTTCACGATCCGCCATGGAGTAACACGTATCTGGGTGTGGCCGCCGCCCACAAGTTCGCGACGGGGGCCGGGGTGACGGTGGCCGTGATCGACACCGGCGTAAACGCATCACCGCGCGTCCCGGCCGAGCCGGGTGGCGATTTCGTCGATCAGGCCGGCAACGGGTTGTCCGATTGCGACGCCCACGGGACGCTCACCGCGTCGATCATCGCGGGTCGACCCGCACCCACCGACGGGTTCATCGGCGTCGCGCCGGACGCCCGGCTATTGTCGTTGCGCCAGACATCGGAGGCCTTTGAACCGATCGGGACACAACCCAATCCGAATGACCCCAACGCCACCCCGGCGGCCGGATCCATCCGCAGCCTGGCCCGCGCCGTGGTGCATGCCGCCAACCTCGGCGCCAATGTCATCAACATCAGCGAAGCGGCCTGCTACAAGGTGAGCAGGCCGATCGACGAGGCCACGCTGGGCGGCGCCATTAACTACGCGGTCAACGTCAAGGGCGTGGTGATCGTCGTTGCGGCCGGCAACACCGGGGGCGACTGCGCTCAGAATCCGCCGCCCGACGCGGCTACACCCGACGACGCGCGCGGCTGGAACAAGGTGCAGACGGTGGTCACGCCGGCGTGGTATGCACCGTTGGTGCTGACCGTCGGCGGTACCGGTCAAAACGGGGTGCCGAGTTCGTTCTCGATGCACGGGCCGTGGGTGGGGGTAGCGGCGCCAGCGGAGAACATCGTCGCGCTCGGCGACCACGGCGACCCGGTGAACGCGCTGCAGGGCAAGGAGGGTCCGGTCCCCATCGCCGGTACCTCGTTTGCCGCGGCGTACGTCTCTGGTTTAGCGGCGTTGCTGCGGCAGCGGTTTCCGGATCTGACCCCGGCGCAGATCATGAACCGAATCACCGCCACCGCGCGCCATCCCGGAGGCGGAGTCGACAACCTCGTTGGCGCCGGCGTCATCAACGCTCTCGCGGCGCTGACGTGGGACATTCCGCCTGACCAGGCGTCGACCCCCTATAACGTCCGGCGTCTTCCGCCTCCGGTCATCGCGCCGGCCCCCGATCGTGGACCGATCACGGCCGTGGCGCTGGCCGTTGTCGGCCTGGTGCTGGCCCTCGGCTTGGGTTCGCTGGCCACACGGGCCATGAGGCGTCGATGA
- the eccE gene encoding type VII secretion protein EccE encodes MRNPIRLRFSTGHTLIVAALGPPVVMLFMHTRYWWAGVAIASVGAVVAFVTFYGRRVTGWVATVYAWLRRRRKPPDVPSEPVVGATVKPGDHVAVRWRGEHLIAVIELNPRPFTPTVIVDGQAHTDDVLDTRLLQELLSVHCPDLAADVVSAGYRVGKTASPDVTGLYQQVIGADPAPANRRTWIMLRADPERTRKSAQRRDEGVAGLARYLVASATRIADNLASNGVDAVCGRSFDDYDHATDIGFVREKWSLIKGRDTYTAAYTAPGGPDLWWSARADHTITRVRIAPGMPPQTTVLLTTVDKPKTPRGFSRLFGGQRPALTGQNLVANRHCQLPIGSAGVLVGETVNRCPVYMPFDDVDASINLADAQTFTQFTVRAAAAGAIVTVAPSFADFARLIGAQVGPVAKVVWPHATTYLGPHAGIDRVILRHNLIGTPRHRELPIRRVSPPEESRFQMALPK; translated from the coding sequence ATGAGGAACCCAATACGGCTGCGGTTCAGCACCGGGCACACATTGATCGTCGCGGCGCTGGGCCCGCCGGTTGTCATGCTGTTTATGCACACGCGTTATTGGTGGGCGGGCGTGGCGATAGCGTCGGTAGGTGCCGTCGTTGCCTTCGTCACCTTCTATGGGCGGCGGGTAACCGGTTGGGTGGCAACGGTCTACGCGTGGCTTCGTCGGCGCCGCAAGCCGCCGGACGTCCCGTCCGAGCCCGTCGTCGGCGCCACCGTGAAGCCGGGGGATCACGTTGCGGTGCGTTGGCGAGGCGAGCATCTGATCGCCGTCATCGAACTCAATCCCCGTCCGTTCACGCCTACAGTCATTGTCGACGGACAAGCCCACACCGACGATGTGTTGGACACCCGACTGTTGCAGGAATTGCTGTCGGTGCACTGTCCCGACTTGGCAGCTGATGTCGTGTCGGCCGGTTACCGCGTAGGCAAGACGGCATCGCCTGATGTGACGGGCCTGTACCAACAGGTGATCGGTGCAGACCCCGCTCCGGCGAACCGCCGGACCTGGATCATGCTGCGTGCTGATCCGGAACGCACCCGCAAGTCGGCGCAACGGCGCGACGAAGGCGTCGCCGGTCTGGCCAGGTATCTGGTGGCCTCGGCGACACGCATCGCCGACAACTTGGCCAGCAACGGTGTCGACGCGGTGTGCGGACGCAGCTTCGACGATTACGACCACGCCACCGATATTGGCTTCGTACGAGAGAAGTGGTCACTGATCAAGGGACGCGACACCTACACAGCCGCCTACACCGCGCCCGGCGGCCCAGACTTGTGGTGGTCGGCGCGCGCCGACCACACCATCACCAGGGTCCGAATAGCTCCCGGGATGCCGCCGCAGACCACGGTGCTGTTGACCACAGTGGATAAGCCCAAGACGCCGCGAGGCTTCTCTCGCCTGTTTGGTGGCCAGCGTCCCGCGTTGACGGGCCAGAACCTCGTTGCCAACCGGCACTGCCAGCTGCCGATCGGGTCCGCGGGTGTGCTGGTCGGTGAGACGGTCAACCGGTGTCCGGTCTATATGCCATTCGACGACGTCGACGCGAGCATCAACCTGGCCGACGCCCAGACATTCACTCAGTTCACCGTGCGCGCCGCGGCCGCGGGCGCGATCGTCACCGTGGCACCGTCGTTCGCGGATTTTGCCAGGTTGATCGGCGCGCAGGTGGGGCCGGTGGCCAAGGTGGTGTGGCCGCATGCGACGACCTATCTCGGGCCGCACGCCGGCATCGACCGCGTGATTCTGCGGCACAACCTGATCGGCACGCCGCGGCATCGTGAGTTGCCGATTCGTCGGGTGTCCCCTCCTGAGGAGAGCCGCTTTCAGATGGCCTTGCCGAAGTAG
- a CDS encoding PPE domain-containing protein has translation MSQPQTLTVDQQEILARANEVEAPMAEPPTNVPAAPCTLTAAQNAAEQLDLSAENMRTFLAAGHRERQRLATSLRNAAKAYGEVDDESATALNSDGNGTVEAESAGGAGGDSSAELQDTPQVAAAGDPGFTDLKTAATKIGSGDQGVSLADFADAWTKLNFALQRDVKRFRPFDNWQGDAATACEASLDQQREWIVYMAQLAAALAKQANYIAQLQYWARTNHPTLADIESLEQDMKDPNKKSAAMKVYAEYQSKSEQVLKEYNDKANLEAINPKKPPAAIKIDPPPPAQPQGLIPGFLMPPSDGSGGGMTPMTPMAPMAPTAGAGGGMPAGAAAELTAAGREAAASLPSDVSVKAASLGGGGGGGVPSMPLAPATGIDGESVRPAAAGDLSGAAAGRTAAGSGMAGGGMGMPMGAHGQGQGGSKSKGAQQDDEALYTEDRAWTEAVIGNRRRQDSKESK, from the coding sequence ATGTCTCAGCCGCAGACGCTGACGGTGGATCAGCAGGAAATCTTGGCGCGGGCCAACGAGGTGGAGGCCCCGATGGCCGAGCCGCCCACTAACGTCCCCGCCGCGCCGTGCACCCTCACGGCCGCACAGAATGCCGCCGAACAGCTCGACCTTTCAGCCGAGAACATGCGGACCTTCCTCGCGGCGGGCCATCGGGAACGCCAGCGCCTGGCGACGTCGCTGCGCAACGCGGCCAAGGCCTACGGCGAGGTTGACGACGAATCTGCCACCGCCCTGAACAGCGACGGCAACGGGACCGTGGAGGCGGAATCGGCGGGGGGTGCCGGGGGGGACAGCTCGGCGGAGCTACAGGACACGCCGCAAGTGGCGGCGGCGGGCGATCCCGGCTTCACGGATCTCAAGACCGCGGCAACGAAAATCGGGTCAGGCGACCAAGGCGTGTCGTTGGCCGACTTTGCGGATGCCTGGACCAAGCTCAATTTCGCGTTGCAGCGCGATGTCAAACGTTTCCGGCCCTTCGACAATTGGCAAGGCGACGCAGCGACGGCGTGTGAGGCTTCCCTCGATCAACAACGTGAGTGGATTGTCTACATGGCGCAATTGGCCGCTGCATTGGCTAAGCAGGCCAATTACATTGCGCAGCTACAATACTGGGCGCGGACGAACCATCCCACGCTGGCCGACATTGAGTCCCTCGAGCAGGACATGAAAGACCCGAACAAGAAGTCCGCCGCAATGAAGGTCTATGCGGAATATCAGTCGAAGTCGGAGCAGGTGCTCAAGGAGTACAACGACAAGGCGAACCTGGAAGCGATCAATCCGAAGAAGCCTCCCGCTGCCATCAAGATCGACCCGCCACCGCCTGCGCAGCCGCAAGGTTTGATCCCGGGCTTCCTGATGCCACCCAGCGACGGCTCCGGCGGTGGCATGACGCCCATGACGCCCATGGCGCCGATGGCTCCGACCGCAGGCGCGGGCGGCGGCATGCCGGCCGGGGCCGCGGCTGAGCTGACGGCGGCCGGGCGCGAGGCGGCGGCGAGCCTGCCGAGCGACGTGTCGGTCAAAGCGGCATCGCTCGGCGGCGGTGGTGGTGGCGGGGTGCCATCGATGCCGTTGGCACCGGCTACCGGTATCGATGGCGAATCCGTGCGACCAGCTGCAGCGGGTGATCTCAGCGGCGCAGCCGCAGGCAGGACAGCCGCCGGCAGCGGCATGGCCGGTGGTGGCATGGGAATGCCGATGGGCGCTCACGGCCAGGGCCAGGGTGGCTCCAAATCCAAGGGCGCCCAGCAAGACGACGAGGCGCTTTACACCGAGGACCGGGCGTGGACCGAGGCCGTCATCGGTAACCGCCGCCGTCAAGACAGCAAGGAGTCGAAGTGA